The sequence below is a genomic window from Paenibacillus sp. DCT19.
GATTCGTGCATTCACATATCTGAAAGAGCATGCAGCGATCTATAGCGTTTTGATTACCAACAAAGGTATTCCAACATTCAGACATCGCATGACACAGATGATTAAGGGAAATATAACGATGGTCGTAAACCATATGAAGCTAGATAACGATATTCATAGAGATGTATTAGCACAATTTTTATCCGTTTCCGTTACAGGATTGATCGAGTGGTGGGTCGTCGAATCCATGCCGTATACACCAGAAGAGATGGTTGAACAGATGAATAAGATTATGCAAGCAAGGCTGCAGCTATGGTGAATGATCTAAATTTCGTAGTTTACGAACATTTGTGATTTAAACTCAAGCAAGCAGGATCTATTCTAAGCGAATCCATCACAAATTGGAGTGGGTGCTATATTACAGGCGCTGATGTAAACTAGAACTATGTAAAACAATGAGAGGTGAGTTATGGACGAGACAATTGATCAGCTTCAGTATGATGAAAAACACTATTGTTGGGAAGGCACGATAGAGGTTCAAGCTTCAAAAGATTTATTTCAAACAGATCTTTATACCCTGAATACGTTTATTGATGAAGCAGAACAACCTTTATGTATAACCGATTTAAACAGTATCTATTATGTAAAAGAACATTTTGCGGAAATATATCATATCTTTTTGGAAAGTATGCTCGCATGGCAAAATAGCAATAAAATGGCTTATGAAGTTTATGATGAGGAAGCACATAACTTTGATCCTATCCATTTCAGTCATAAAGAAGAAATTCATAACTACTTAGGTTCTCCGCTCCTTCAGATTCATCCTAGTTATATCAAAGACCAATTTTCATACTATTCCATCAGCTTTTTTAATCAAAATAAGCTTTCGATTGAGCATGGATTTAACGCACTTTTTCACAAGAAAGAGTTAATTGATCTCATGCCTTTCGATGCTGAAACTAGTTTAAGAAATCTTATAGATCTGGAGCCAGACTGTACACGTTGGCAGCCAAACTTCTGGATGTTAAAGCTGGAGCGAACCGAACTTTTGTACAACGCCCCCTCTACCTTTAAGAACGTTTGGCTGAACGGAACATCATTATAGAACAAGGGACAACCATCTGTACGAGATGTGTTGTCCCTTTTGACATTCAGTTTGCTTTGTATCACACAAGCTGTATGACTATATTTCTTTTTTTATGCTACAGCCTGAACGCTATGCTCTTTGCGACTGATCGCATATATAGCTGTAACAAGTCCAAGTAGAATCAGAATTGATCCAACCCAGCCTGTGTGCTGAATAGCTGAATGATCAATAACCATTCCACCGATGTAAGTTCCTAGCGCAATACCCGCATGAGCAATACCTGAATTGGTACTGATCAACGTATCTGCTGTCTCTGGCGAAGTTTTGATAATTAGACTATTCTGCACAGGGGTAACTGTCCAGCTCAGAGCACTCCACACACTCAACAGCAGTAAGAAAGCTATTAGAGGCAACCCTACACTGACTGGAATCAGTGCCATCGTAATCATAAACGGAACTAATACAATAATGATTGCTTTGGCTGGATGTAGCCGATCCGATAACAGGCCTCCAATACCTCCTCCAGCAACTGCAGCAATTCCAAACATGACATAGATGAATGTCACCATCGTAGAACTAGCTCCAATCGTCGCCTGAAGGAAAGGTGTGAAATACGCATACAGCGTTAAGTGACCTGCAAGCACTAATAATGTCGTGGCATGAATTGCCAACATACGCGGATTCCATAGTGCAGACAATTGCTTTTTGAGCGGTACAACAGGGATCGGCTGTACACGTTCCATCGCAATACTAATCGCAACGATCACTAGGGCTGTCAAAATAGCAATAAAGATAAACACTTCCCGCCATCCAGCCATATTACCTACGAAGATGCCAAGCGGCACACCCAGAATGAGTGATGCACTTCCCCCATTGTAATGATCCCAACAGCCCGCCCTTTATACTGCGGATCCACAATACGAGCAGCGAGAGTTAGAGACAGTACAAAGATTAATGAACCCGTTGCAGCGCCGAGTGCCCTGCCTGCCATCAGCATGTAGAAGTTCACACTGAACGCGGAGATTAGATTACTCATTAGAAACACAGCTAATGTGCAGAGATACACCTTTTTCCGTTCAAATCGGGCTGTTACATTCAACAGAATAGGTGCAGATATCGCATAAACTAATGAAAATATAGAGATCAAATATCCTGCTTTTGCGTAGCTCAGGTGTAAATCTGTTGCAATCAAGTCCAGAATCCCACCCAAAATAAGTTCAACGGTTCCGACAACAAAGGCCGCAATCGCCAAAACATATACTTTTTTATTCATATTCCGAATCCTCCTCAAAAGTTACAACTACGATAGTAACCCAAGAGGAAAAAGATTTCAATAAAAAAAACTATTCTGCAATAGAATAGTTTTGAAACGACGTTAATCTCTAATAGATCAGTCGGGCTAGCAACTTGGAAATCTCTTGATCCTGTAAGAGCTGATCGCCATACTTTTTCGTAATTTGCGTGAGCGCAATATCATGATAGAAATAATCTGTTAGCGCTTTAACGATAGGTTTGGACGTCGTCTTTATCGCCTTCCACGCCTCATTCTCAATGCCTGCAAACAGCAAATACGCATGATCCACAATCAGCAACTGAGAAGGCTCAAGATGGTTCCCCACTGGAATTAAAGAATATCTTCTGGTAAGTGACGTCTCCAAGCCACCAACAGCGAGCACCTCTACATACACTCCCTGCTGTTCCTTTTGCTCCAGCAATGGACGGTACTTCTCCATCTGTTCACTCCAGCCGAGCAATAGAATGGAAGAGTCTGCTTCTCCAATTAATTGCTCAATATTAGAGGTTATGGAGGTTGCGTCCTTTAACGTCCAGATGTGTTCATCCGAATACGTTCGCTTGATTTTATAACTCTTCAGCTCTTCAATGTCATTCTCAAAATCTGCTCTGATCTTGAGAATGATCGACTGGAGGTCTACAGCCAAATACAACTTTTTCTTGCCGTTCATGGTTGTAAGGACTGCCCCTTTATCAATCAATCGATTCAATACCTCATATATTTTCGCTTTAGGCACATTCGAGTGATTCACAATGGATGTCGCATCAAGGGGTTCATTTTGAGCAAATATCGCTTCGTACACTTGGCTTTCGTATTGGGTAAATCCGAATTTTTGTAACATGGACCGATCACTCGCATCCTTTCTTATTAGACAAAGTACAGCTTGTATGATAGCACTTTCTCAAGTTTAGTCGTACTTTCAGTTTAGTCCCGAGCATTCCTCTGTCCAG
It includes:
- a CDS encoding TetR/AcrR family transcriptional regulator; translated protein: MDRRIMRSRQMIMQAFIELLGEQDFEKVTIQGIADRANVNRGTVYLHFTDKYDLLDQSVETYLMMLADSCIPEDGATTELSRDLLIRAFTYLKEHAAIYSVLITNKGIPTFRHRMTQMIKGNITMVVNHMKLDNDIHRDVLAQFLSVSVTGLIEWWVVESMPYTPEEMVEQMNKIMQARLQLW
- a CDS encoding TrmB family transcriptional regulator, yielding MLQKFGFTQYESQVYEAIFAQNEPLDATSIVNHSNVPKAKIYEVLNRLIDKGAVLTTMNGKKKLYLAVDLQSIILKIRADFENDIEELKSYKIKRTYSDEHIWTLKDATSITSNIEQLIGEADSSILLLGWSEQMEKYRPLLEQKEQQGVYVEVLAVGGLETSLTRRYSLIPVGNHLEPSQLLIVDHAYLLFAGIENEAWKAIKTTSKPIVKALTDYFYHDIALTQITKKYGDQLLQDQEISKLLARLIY